One window of Sphingobacteriales bacterium genomic DNA carries:
- a CDS encoding aspartate aminotransferase family protein codes for MKKKFTPFPKNGMDKEALLNKLRSLKSQDARWKMGRAFAHIYNPGTDIAEIVREAYNLFYYENALNPYAFPSLKTMENEVISMAADLLGAPETATGTINSGGTESIFLAMQSAREWAKEHHPVTQTPEILIPVSAHPAFQKACHYLNLKPVFIPVGTDYRVDLSEAWKAISPNTIAIIGSAPSFPHGVIDNITKMARLALENNLWLHVDACVGGFILPFARKLGHVLPDFDFSIDGVCSLSADLHKYGYAAKGASILLYKNAELRKHQIFTTTQWPGGVYATIGFSGTRPGGTIASAYAAFNGIGESGYLKLTEKALQTIRRLRKGIEDIAGLELVAPPDITLMAITSSKYDIYAVADELTEKGWFINRQYHPPSIHLTVSPVHADIIEEFLLDLKAAAESAQKLSINRLSNSVQLMVVKGLKKLLPTNAFNKIQSLATNKANTDSQNSALVYGVLEEIAGNENLDNMIVDAIDELYTNSE; via the coding sequence ATGAAAAAGAAGTTTACTCCTTTTCCAAAAAACGGAATGGATAAAGAAGCACTGCTCAACAAATTGAGATCTCTGAAAAGTCAGGACGCAAGATGGAAAATGGGTCGGGCATTTGCACATATTTACAATCCGGGAACAGATATTGCAGAGATAGTAAGAGAAGCCTATAATTTGTTTTACTACGAAAATGCGTTGAACCCTTATGCTTTTCCGAGTTTGAAAACAATGGAAAATGAGGTCATCAGTATGGCTGCCGATTTACTCGGAGCACCTGAGACTGCCACGGGAACCATTAACAGTGGGGGTACGGAAAGTATTTTTCTGGCGATGCAGTCTGCCCGGGAATGGGCCAAAGAGCATCATCCCGTAACACAAACTCCCGAAATATTAATTCCGGTTTCAGCACATCCTGCTTTTCAAAAAGCCTGCCACTATCTGAACTTAAAGCCTGTTTTTATACCTGTCGGCACAGATTACAGAGTAGATTTGTCAGAGGCATGGAAAGCTATTTCTCCAAATACCATTGCCATCATAGGCTCTGCCCCTTCATTTCCTCATGGAGTGATTGACAATATCACTAAAATGGCCCGTCTGGCTTTAGAAAACAATTTATGGCTGCATGTTGATGCCTGTGTCGGTGGCTTTATCCTTCCTTTTGCCCGAAAATTAGGTCATGTTTTACCCGATTTTGACTTTTCGATAGATGGGGTTTGCTCTCTTTCAGCAGATTTGCATAAATATGGTTATGCCGCAAAAGGTGCATCAATTTTGCTTTACAAAAATGCAGAATTGCGTAAACATCAGATTTTTACAACCACACAATGGCCGGGTGGAGTTTATGCTACGATAGGTTTTAGCGGCACCCGCCCCGGAGGAACTATCGCTTCTGCCTACGCCGCTTTTAATGGAATTGGGGAGTCAGGCTATTTAAAACTAACCGAAAAAGCCTTACAAACAATAAGAAGGTTAAGAAAAGGAATTGAAGACATAGCCGGGTTGGAGTTAGTAGCTCCTCCTGATATTACCCTAATGGCAATCACCTCTTCCAAGTATGATATTTATGCGGTTGCAGATGAGCTGACCGAAAAAGGCTGGTTTATAAACCGGCAATATCATCCGCCATCAATCCATTTGACAGTCAGTCCTGTTCATGCTGACATTATAGAAGAATTTTTACTCGACTTAAAAGCAGCAGCCGAAAGTGCACAAAAATTAAGCATCAACAGATTGTCCAATTCTGTTCAACTGATGGTGGTAAAAGGTCTGAAAAAATTATTGCCAACAAATGCTTTTAATAAAATCCAATCTTTGGCAACGAATAAAGCAAATACAGATTCACAAAACTCAGCCTTAGTTTATGGTGTATTGGAGGAAATTGCTGGAAATGAAAATCTTGACAATATGATTGTAGATGCCATTGATGAACTCTACACCAATAGTGAATAA
- a CDS encoding tyrosine--tRNA ligase has translation MTFLEELTWRGMVHNLTPGLDELMQKEQITAYWGIDPTAPSLTVGNLAAMMMLVFLQRCGHKPIALVGGATGMVGDPSGKSEERQLKSIEELQKNIDRQKKQLSRLLDFSDSKNGAILLNNYDWFKDMPVLSFLRDIGKHLTVNYMQDKDSVKTRMETGISFTEFSYQLIQGYDYAHLYKHYNCKLQMGGSDQWGNITAGIELTRRMFRGEVFAVTCPLLTKSDGTKFGKSEQGNIWLDAELTSPYQFYQFWLNASDEDAKKFIRIFTFLGEQEVTDLEKEHEAAPHLRILQKRLAAEVTTMIHGSEELNKALEASKLLFGDGTKELLQSLTEKHLLEIFSGVPQSQISANALLTGIDLIEFLSTSTGIYPSKSEARKSVAANAVSINKQKITQTDYLVTTSDLLNKSYILIQKGKRNYHLVEVV, from the coding sequence ATGACTTTTTTAGAAGAGCTTACCTGGCGGGGAATGGTACACAACTTAACACCGGGATTAGATGAGTTGATGCAAAAAGAACAAATCACCGCATATTGGGGCATAGACCCTACTGCCCCTTCGCTGACAGTAGGCAATCTGGCAGCAATGATGATGTTGGTTTTTTTACAACGATGCGGGCATAAACCCATCGCACTGGTTGGTGGAGCAACAGGAATGGTTGGCGATCCATCGGGAAAATCAGAAGAAAGGCAGTTGAAGTCAATCGAAGAATTACAAAAAAATATTGACCGTCAAAAAAAACAGTTGTCAAGACTTCTCGATTTCTCCGACTCTAAAAACGGGGCTATTTTATTGAACAATTACGACTGGTTCAAAGATATGCCCGTTTTGAGTTTTCTGCGCGATATAGGTAAACATCTGACTGTCAATTATATGCAAGACAAAGACAGTGTTAAAACCCGTATGGAAACCGGAATTTCTTTTACTGAATTTTCCTACCAACTCATTCAGGGTTATGATTATGCCCATCTGTACAAACATTATAACTGTAAACTTCAAATGGGAGGGTCTGACCAATGGGGGAACATTACCGCCGGTATAGAACTGACCCGCAGGATGTTCAGGGGAGAAGTTTTTGCCGTAACCTGTCCTTTACTTACAAAATCAGACGGCACTAAGTTTGGTAAATCTGAACAAGGTAATATCTGGCTCGATGCAGAACTTACCTCTCCCTACCAGTTTTATCAGTTTTGGCTCAATGCTTCTGATGAAGATGCCAAAAAGTTTATCCGCATTTTTACCTTTTTAGGCGAACAAGAAGTTACAGATTTGGAAAAAGAACATGAAGCAGCTCCACATTTAAGAATTTTGCAAAAAAGACTTGCAGCCGAAGTTACGACTATGATTCATGGTTCAGAAGAGTTAAACAAAGCATTAGAAGCCTCAAAACTGCTGTTTGGAGACGGAACTAAAGAATTATTGCAGTCCTTAACCGAGAAGCACTTATTAGAAATTTTTTCAGGAGTTCCGCAATCTCAAATTTCAGCTAATGCCCTGTTAACCGGCATAGATCTGATTGAATTTCTTTCAACATCAACTGGAATATATCCTTCAAAATCAGAAGCCAGAAAAAGTGTCGCTGCCAATGCGGTCAGTATCAATAAGCAAAAAATTACACAAACCGATTACCTTGTTACAACTTCCGATTTGCTTAACAAATCTTATATTTTAATTCAAAAAGGAAAACGCAATTATCATTTAGTAGAAGTGGTTTGA
- a CDS encoding T9SS type A sorting domain-containing protein: protein MKNSYHYSIITLFLICLLQITQAIASPTVFQQLCEMNKYWNQHPISNSLLYEKTTFTNHEALISFHLTEVEKYLRQNRPNNLSAEQLKNRLNCLDILHEYQQAGVFPKNTRHNFTIPYFIDDFNTACAVGHLIRETGFENVACRIANEMNYAYLEDMPYPEIAEWADLMGFEVNELKWIQPAYSPPVRIEHTAMPAACGSANGSINISVIDNFTQLPVTGFAHKWYQLNGSTVGLVAQTEDLTNMPSGLYKSVVVTNAGMYPVVYDLIGLGNTGSLSMEANVQNETCTNSKDGNIALNITGGNPPYSVRWYDQSGFVIGTEPAIYGLSGIYFGGIMYELQAPQYIAEVTDAYGCKTFTEFNIQTEHEATYVYANVTQPVCGGLNGIIELPFVPEGCLFEWSHDPFLTDDMAVYLSAGSYNVTVTNEFGCETVLTTNLSNENTYLIDLAGYQQEYCGQGNGELALVPIQNATYQWSHDPGLNTPVAINLSAGNYSVTVTDINGCMDIQTFYIYDYEFDIYSTEPASISNANSTNSTYGSIELSFYPEEAMQYSWSHNALLNSNSVQNLTAGIYTVTVTNTQTGCFIVLSYEIFDEALLGTSIETIHQPIEAHVSMLSPTLLQVSYRVTEPRPIAMNIFDLNGKLFYSKNLEASSGNQQLVLPVDFLPSGMYLLQLTNGLKNTNLKFVISR, encoded by the coding sequence ATGAAAAATTCTTACCATTATTCCATCATCACTTTGTTTTTGATCTGCCTTTTACAGATTACTCAGGCAATCGCTTCTCCTACTGTTTTTCAACAGTTATGTGAGATGAACAAATACTGGAACCAACATCCTATTTCAAATTCTTTGTTGTACGAAAAAACAACATTCACCAACCATGAAGCACTGATATCTTTTCACCTCACTGAGGTCGAAAAATATTTACGGCAAAACCGCCCCAACAATCTATCGGCAGAACAATTAAAAAACAGGCTGAATTGTCTGGATATTCTGCATGAATATCAACAAGCCGGGGTTTTTCCTAAAAACACAAGACATAACTTTACAATCCCTTATTTTATTGATGACTTTAATACAGCTTGTGCGGTGGGGCATTTAATCCGCGAAACAGGATTTGAAAATGTTGCCTGTCGAATTGCCAATGAAATGAACTATGCCTATTTAGAAGATATGCCTTATCCGGAAATCGCAGAATGGGCTGATTTAATGGGATTTGAGGTGAATGAACTTAAATGGATTCAACCGGCATATTCTCCTCCTGTAAGGATAGAACATACTGCAATGCCTGCTGCTTGCGGCTCTGCCAATGGAAGTATAAATATAAGTGTGATAGACAATTTTACCCAACTTCCTGTAACCGGCTTTGCCCACAAATGGTACCAGCTCAATGGCTCCACAGTAGGTCTTGTTGCACAAACGGAAGACCTGACTAATATGCCCTCCGGTTTGTATAAATCGGTAGTTGTAACCAATGCCGGCATGTATCCTGTTGTATATGATTTGATTGGATTGGGCAATACAGGGTCGCTCAGTATGGAAGCAAATGTTCAAAACGAAACCTGCACCAACAGCAAAGACGGAAATATTGCTTTGAATATAACCGGTGGAAATCCTCCTTATTCAGTTCGATGGTACGATCAGTCGGGTTTTGTGATAGGTACAGAGCCTGCCATTTATGGTTTAAGCGGTATTTATTTTGGTGGAATCATGTATGAATTGCAAGCCCCGCAATACATAGCAGAAGTAACCGATGCTTATGGTTGTAAAACCTTTACAGAATTTAATATTCAAACCGAACATGAAGCGACCTACGTTTATGCAAATGTTACTCAACCTGTTTGCGGAGGATTGAATGGTATTATTGAACTGCCTTTTGTTCCTGAAGGATGTTTGTTTGAATGGTCGCATGACCCGTTTTTGACCGATGACATGGCGGTTTATCTTTCTGCCGGAAGCTATAATGTTACAGTAACCAATGAGTTTGGCTGCGAAACTGTACTAACCACCAATCTTTCTAACGAAAACACTTATCTGATAGATTTAGCCGGTTACCAACAAGAATATTGCGGGCAAGGCAATGGCGAATTGGCCTTGGTTCCTATTCAAAACGCTACTTATCAATGGTCTCATGATCCGGGTCTAAATACGCCTGTAGCCATCAATCTTTCGGCAGGAAATTATTCGGTAACAGTAACTGATATCAACGGATGTATGGATATACAAACGTTTTACATTTACGATTATGAGTTTGATATCTATTCAACTGAACCTGCAAGCATTTCAAATGCAAACAGTACCAATTCCACTTATGGCAGTATTGAACTTAGTTTTTACCCCGAAGAAGCAATGCAATACTCCTGGTCGCATAATGCGTTGTTAAATAGCAATTCAGTTCAAAATTTAACTGCCGGAATATATACAGTAACTGTAACGAATACTCAGACAGGCTGTTTTATTGTATTAAGCTATGAGATTTTTGATGAAGCACTTCTCGGCACTTCCATTGAAACTATTCACCAGCCTATTGAAGCACATGTTTCCATGCTTTCCCCTACCCTTTTACAAGTTTCTTATCGGGTAACCGAACCCCGGCCTATAGCCATGAATATTTTTGATTTGAACGGCAAACTTTTTTATTCTAAAAATCTGGAGGCTTCATCCGGTAATCAGCAATTGGTTTTACCTGTTGACTTTCTTCCATCAGGAATGTATTTGCTTCAATTGACTAACGGTCTGAAAAATACCAATTTGAAGTTTGTCATCTCCAGATAA
- a CDS encoding C39 family peptidase, translating to MKSKFFKTLLIGFFIHLSTIVFGQSCTQHGQSYFTCGVPTDEFEYMRATSVNAGSQVQSNWCWAACIQMILNYHGLYVNQADVVTKIYGSPYINLPANEQQIIQALNGWAPNSKGNYSSVYAYGGYTTVEETVNALSGKWPLIVGLMDPMTGSGHAYVLTAITYYNQYDYFGNIVGIIPEKVVLRDPWPGNPSRQEWNWYEFQNRCMMAVKVWVGNE from the coding sequence ATGAAATCTAAGTTTTTCAAAACACTTTTGATTGGTTTTTTTATTCATTTATCAACCATCGTTTTCGGTCAATCCTGCACTCAACACGGGCAGAGTTATTTTACCTGCGGAGTTCCGACAGATGAGTTTGAATATATGCGAGCCACATCAGTCAATGCCGGCTCACAGGTTCAATCAAACTGGTGTTGGGCGGCGTGTATTCAAATGATACTTAACTATCACGGTTTGTATGTCAATCAGGCGGATGTTGTTACTAAAATTTACGGCTCACCATATATAAACCTGCCTGCAAATGAACAACAGATTATTCAGGCTTTAAACGGTTGGGCACCTAATTCAAAAGGAAATTATTCGAGCGTTTATGCTTACGGAGGATATACCACAGTTGAAGAAACGGTAAACGCTTTATCCGGTAAATGGCCGCTGATTGTCGGTTTGATGGACCCCATGACCGGGTCAGGACATGCTTATGTGTTAACTGCCATTACTTATTATAACCAATACGATTATTTCGGTAACATCGTCGGAATAATACCGGAGAAAGTGGTGCTCAGAGACCCGTGGCCGGGAAACCCTTCGCGTCAGGAATGGAACTGGTATGAATTTCAAAACCGTTGTATGATGGCGGTTAAAGTTTGGGTTGGAAACGAGTAA
- the ilvA gene encoding threonine ammonia-lyase IlvA produces the protein MLNSVETSIHVENIIRASYRLNGISAETPIQFNRNLSEKYEANIFLKREDLQVVRSYKIRGAYNLMSQLPEKQAKKGIVCASAGNHAQGVAYSCQLLGIKGKIYMPTTTPQQKIKRVQLLGKQFVEVVLCGDTFDAANAEALTYSEQNSKVLVPPFEHPLIIEGQGTVGVEILKQFKGHIDYLFVPIGGGGLIAGVGSYVKRLNPDTKIIGAEPLGAPAMKRAIEEDQVVILDSIDTFVDGAAVRRVGKINLEICKSVMDDLVLVPEGKICTFILSLYNDDAIVVEPAGALSIASLDFYRSEIKGKNVVCIVSGGNNDIERMPEIKDRSLIFEGLKHYFIIKFPQRASAFREFLVKVLGPDDEITDFEYTKKHNRSSGPALVGIELKQKEDYPPLIERMDASGYEYIVVNDNYNLFNYLV, from the coding sequence ATGCTAAATTCAGTTGAAACATCCATTCATGTTGAAAATATTATCCGGGCAAGTTATCGTTTAAACGGAATTTCTGCCGAAACCCCGATTCAGTTCAACCGCAACTTATCAGAAAAATATGAAGCCAATATTTTTCTTAAAAGGGAAGATTTACAAGTTGTTCGTTCCTATAAAATCAGGGGAGCCTATAATTTGATGTCACAACTACCCGAAAAGCAGGCAAAAAAGGGGATTGTTTGCGCAAGTGCCGGAAATCATGCACAGGGAGTTGCCTACAGTTGTCAGTTGTTGGGAATTAAGGGTAAAATTTATATGCCTACTACTACGCCACAACAAAAAATCAAAAGGGTTCAGCTCTTGGGTAAACAATTTGTAGAAGTGGTGTTATGTGGAGATACTTTTGATGCAGCTAATGCCGAAGCCCTTACATACAGCGAACAAAACTCCAAAGTATTAGTGCCTCCTTTTGAACATCCATTAATTATAGAAGGTCAGGGAACTGTAGGCGTGGAAATTTTAAAACAATTCAAGGGACATATAGATTATCTCTTTGTACCTATAGGAGGAGGCGGTCTAATTGCCGGTGTAGGCAGTTATGTCAAGCGTCTTAACCCCGACACTAAAATAATCGGAGCTGAGCCTTTGGGAGCACCTGCCATGAAAAGAGCCATTGAAGAAGATCAGGTAGTAATTTTGGACAGTATAGATACTTTTGTGGACGGTGCTGCAGTGAGGAGAGTTGGAAAAATCAATCTTGAAATTTGCAAAAGCGTGATGGATGATTTGGTTTTAGTACCTGAAGGAAAAATCTGTACTTTTATTTTGAGTTTGTATAATGATGACGCTATTGTAGTGGAACCGGCAGGAGCTTTGTCCATTGCCTCCCTTGATTTTTACCGTTCTGAGATTAAAGGAAAAAATGTGGTTTGTATAGTCAGCGGTGGAAACAATGATATTGAACGGATGCCGGAAATCAAAGACCGCTCGTTAATTTTTGAGGGGTTAAAACATTATTTTATCATAAAATTCCCGCAAAGGGCAAGCGCATTTAGAGAATTTTTGGTAAAAGTATTGGGTCCTGATGACGAAATCACGGACTTTGAATATACGAAAAAACACAATAGAAGCAGCGGTCCTGCTTTAGTAGGGATAGAATTGAAACAAAAAGAAGATTACCCTCCTTTAATTGAACGAATGGACGCAAGCGGCTATGAGTATATTGTAGTCAATGATAACTACAACCTGTTCAACTATTTGGTTTGA